CGGTGATCGGTGTTGTGCTTCTGCCGGAAGCCGATGAGCTTTGGATCGGCATCGTTGGTGAGGGTGCCTGGTGTGAAGACCGTCAGGGTCAGCGGTCTCCGGTTCGCTTCAGCGACAGAACCGAGGTTTCAGATCTGATCCTGGTGGCCAGCCGCAGCCACCGTGACGACCGTCTGGTCAAGCTGATTGATGACCTCAATCTCGGTGGTTCCAAAGCAGTGGGCAGCGTGGGCTTCAAGGTGGCCACGATTCTTAGAGGCGAAACCGACCTCTATGTCTCCCTTTCCGGCAAGAGTGCTCCTAAGGATTGGGACATGGCGGCTCCGGAGGCTGTGCTGCTGGCGGCCGGTGGTCGCTTCACCCACGCCGATCAGGCCGACCTCACCTACAACACCGGCGATGTGCGTCAGGCCGGCTGTCTGATCGCCAGCCATGGAAAAGCCCACGCCGAGCTCGGAGAGCGTGCGACGCAGGCCATGGCCGAGATCGATCCCGGCTTTCAGGTCTGAGGCCTGATCAGCTCAGAGGTGCAACCGGGGTGGGCTGAGGCTCCACCTCGGAGGCCTCGCCGGCCTGGGGCACGCCCCGCAGGGTGAGGTTGATGCGGCCGCGGTTGTCGATTTCGCGCACCCGCACGGTCACCTCGTCGCCCACCTTCACAACGTCTTCGACCTTCTCGACGCGAGCTTCCGAGAGCTGCGAGATGTGGATCATTCCTTCCTTGCCAGGAAGGATCTCCACAAAGGCGCCGATCGGGATGATTCGGGTGATCGAACCGGAGAACACTTCGCCTTCGTTGACCTTGCGGGTGAGGCCTTCGATGATTTTCTGGGCTTCTTCAGCCGCAGCACCATCGTGGGAGGCGATGGTCACGATGCCGCCGTCCTCAATGTCGATTTTGGTGTTGGTGCGCTCGGTGATCCCTTTGATCGTGCGTCCACCGGGGCCGATAACGGTGCCGATCAGCTCAGGATCAATCCGGAAGCTGAGCAGACGTGGGGCATGGGGAGACAGGTTGTCCCGAGGGGTGTCGATCGCCTCGAGCATCTTCTCGAGAATGTGGAGTCGCGCTGGGCGCGCCTGGTTCACGGCCTCAGCCACCGTCTTCACCGAGAGGCCGGTAATTTTCATGTCCATCTGCAGGGCGGTGATGCCCTTTTCGCTGCCGGCCACCTTGAAGTCCATGTCGCCGAGGAAGTCCTCGATTCCCTGGATGTCGGTGAGGATCCGCACCTCATCGCCTTCCTTGATCAGACCCATGGCAGCGCCACTCACGGGGGCCTTCAGCGGCACACCGGCATCCATCAGCGACAGGGTGCTGCCGCAGACGGAACCCATGGAGGTGGAGCCATTGGAGCTGAGCACTTCGCTCACCACACGCACCACATAGGGGAAGGTGTCCTTCTCGGGAAGCACGGGAAGAATGGCCCGTTCGGCCAGGGCGCCATGGCCGATCTCACGACGACCGGGGGAGCGCATCGGCCGGGTTTCACCGACGGAGTAAGGCGGGAAGTTGTAGTGGTGCAGGTACAGCTTCTCGGTGTTGGGATGGAGGTCGTCCATCTCCTGGGCATCGCTGGGGGTGCCCAGCGTTGCGGTGGAGAGCACCTGGGTGAGTCCGCGCTGGAACAGACCGGATCCATGCACCCGTCGCGGCAGCACGCCAGCCATGGCACTGATCTGGCGCACCTCGTCGAGGCCGCGTCCATCCACGCGCTTGCCGTCCTTGAGAATCTGCTGACGCATCAGCTTCTTGGTCAGCGCCTTGAAGCTGTTACCGAGCAATTTCGGGCTGCTGGCCAGGGCCTGGCGGACGGCATGGTCTTCTTTGAGACCTGCGATGGTTTCGGACACTTCGCCCTTCACTGTTTCCAGGGCTGTGTCCCGGTCGTCCTTGCTCTGATCAAACTTGCTCAGCACAGCACTGATCGCTTTGCTGCACTGCTTCTCGAGATAGGCAGGAACAGTGCTGTCCTCTTCCGGCTTCTCTGGCTTGACCTGGGTGATGCCCAGATCCTTGAGCAGCTGTTCCTGAGCCTTGATCAGTTCGCAGATCGCTTCGTAGCCGAAATCGATCGCCTCGATCACGTCCTGCTCGGGCAGCTGGTTGGCGCCGGCCTCGACCATCACCACGCCGTCGGGGGTACCGGCGACCACCAGGTCCAGATCACCCCGCTCGATCTCCCGGTAACTCGGGTTGAGGACGAAGTCATCCCCCAGCAGACCCACCCGCACGGCTGCCATCGGGCCGTTGAAGGGGATGCCCGCCAGCAGCGTGGCTACCGATGCGCCCGTCACCGCCAGAACATCGGCGGGGACCCGCTCATCGAGGGACAGGCAGGTTGCTACCACCTGTAGGTCGTCGCGCAGCCAGCTGGGGAACAGCGGCCGCATGGGGCGGTCAATCAGTCGTGCCGTAAGCGTGGCGCGTTCGGGTGGGCGGCTCTCACGACGCATGTAGCTGCCGGGAATGCGGCCAGCTGCATAAAGCCGCTCCTCGTAGTCGCAGATCAGCGGCAGGAAATCAATGCCTTCTCGACCGCCTGAACGGGTTGCTGTCACAAGCACGGAGGTGTCGCCACACTCCACCAAGACGGATCCTCCCGCCTGTGGGGCGAAGCGCCCGGTGGTCAGTCGAATCTCGCGTCCGTCAAAGGAGATCGACTGGGTTT
This is a stretch of genomic DNA from Synechococcus sp. MU1617. It encodes these proteins:
- a CDS encoding 3'(2'),5'-bisphosphate nucleotidase CysQ is translated as MMPSSAVLPAGVNQEALLTELRRLSWGAADILRAYARGEQPPHGFPKALSVDEGGEGPVSAADLAVNTWLLDGLSAAFPKADWTLLSEETAKEQLTEGQPLPAEWLWILDPLDGTKDFLQGTGEYAVHLALVRDKRPVIGVVLLPEADELWIGIVGEGAWCEDRQGQRSPVRFSDRTEVSDLILVASRSHRDDRLVKLIDDLNLGGSKAVGSVGFKVATILRGETDLYVSLSGKSAPKDWDMAAPEAVLLAAGGRFTHADQADLTYNTGDVRQAGCLIASHGKAHAELGERATQAMAEIDPGFQV
- a CDS encoding polyribonucleotide nucleotidyltransferase, which codes for MQGQTQSISFDGREIRLTTGRFAPQAGGSVLVECGDTSVLVTATRSGGREGIDFLPLICDYEERLYAAGRIPGSYMRRESRPPERATLTARLIDRPMRPLFPSWLRDDLQVVATCLSLDERVPADVLAVTGASVATLLAGIPFNGPMAAVRVGLLGDDFVLNPSYREIERGDLDLVVAGTPDGVVMVEAGANQLPEQDVIEAIDFGYEAICELIKAQEQLLKDLGITQVKPEKPEEDSTVPAYLEKQCSKAISAVLSKFDQSKDDRDTALETVKGEVSETIAGLKEDHAVRQALASSPKLLGNSFKALTKKLMRQQILKDGKRVDGRGLDEVRQISAMAGVLPRRVHGSGLFQRGLTQVLSTATLGTPSDAQEMDDLHPNTEKLYLHHYNFPPYSVGETRPMRSPGRREIGHGALAERAILPVLPEKDTFPYVVRVVSEVLSSNGSTSMGSVCGSTLSLMDAGVPLKAPVSGAAMGLIKEGDEVRILTDIQGIEDFLGDMDFKVAGSEKGITALQMDMKITGLSVKTVAEAVNQARPARLHILEKMLEAIDTPRDNLSPHAPRLLSFRIDPELIGTVIGPGGRTIKGITERTNTKIDIEDGGIVTIASHDGAAAEEAQKIIEGLTRKVNEGEVFSGSITRIIPIGAFVEILPGKEGMIHISQLSEARVEKVEDVVKVGDEVTVRVREIDNRGRINLTLRGVPQAGEASEVEPQPTPVAPLS